Proteins co-encoded in one Amaranthus tricolor cultivar Red isolate AtriRed21 chromosome 7, ASM2621246v1, whole genome shotgun sequence genomic window:
- the LOC130817621 gene encoding dynamin-related protein 3B-like, with translation MNHFCESRELQRFPAFQKRLEAVMLNFLYDAMKPVEKRSLESIVMEADDINTSHPNFVGGQKAIELAKQRIRSSKGTQNSTEHDRSTGMCLVECRRMLVLSSYAHIVDITI, from the exons ATGAACCATTTTTGTGAATCAAGGGAGTTGCAAAGGTTTCCAGCATTTCAAAAACGATTAGAGGCTGTAATGTTGAATTTTCTATATGATGCTATGAAACCCGTGGAGAAAAGGAGTTTAGAAAGCATTGTAATGGAG GCAGATGATATAAACACTTCTCACCCAAATTTTGTGGGCGGACAAAAAGCAATAGAGCTTGCTAAGCAACGTATCCGCAGTTCTAAG GGAACACAAAATTCAACCGAGCATGACAGATCAACTGGTATGTGCTTGGTAGAATGTCGAAGGATGCTTGTTCTTAGTTCTTATGCACACATTGTAGATATAACTATATAA
- the LOC130817620 gene encoding protein TIC 55, chloroplastic: protein MAMLQAIHPLISPTKSFLLLNTHLSKPSRSSILSISQNPSHAKPNSYSSRKVEAIASDVTVGSSSSSEEEDVFVGPTPKNKGESEVVEYDWTEEWYPLYLTKNVPEDAPLGLTVFDKQIVLYRDAAAQLRCYEDRCPHRLAKLSEGQLVDGRLECLYHGWQFEGEGKCVKIPQLPAGAKIPKQACVRTYEVRDSQGVVWVWMSQKTPPNPNKIPWFENFARPGFQDISTVHELPYDHSILLENLMDPAHIPISHDRTDWTAKREDAQALRFQVTERTDRGFAGWWGKESEESMLNFLRFEAPCVLSNNRELTDEKGEKQYFSGLFLCRPSGQGKSMLIVRFGTTKRSPLAKFFPTWYFHQNACKVFEQDMGFLSSQNEVLIKEKVPTKQLYLNLKSSDTWVAEYRKWMDKVGHGMPYYFGHSTISPPKIPAVVEHAPAGLVAGLSAQSPAKGGLGTMYTPNWSNRYFRHVVHCKECTSVVKAFETWKKTLSIIALLSTGFAILVSGRQWKALFLVTTTLCLAGVYACSAAIAFNTTNFIRTHRRF, encoded by the exons ATGGCAATGTTGCAAGCAATTCATCCATTAATTTCACCCACAAAAAGCTTTTTACTTTTAAACACTCACCTAAGTAAACCTAGCAGGAGCTCAATTCTTAGTATCTCCCAAAACCCATCACATGCAAAACCCAATTCATATTCATCCAGAAAAGTAGAAGCAATTGCATCAGATGTGACAgttggatcatcatcatcatctgaaGAAGAAGACGTGTTTGTGGGTCCCACTCCGAAGAACAAAGGAGAGAGTGAGGTGGTGGAATATGATTGGACAGAGGAATGGTATCCTCTGTACTTGACAAAGAATGTACCAGAAGATGCACCTTTGGGACTTACTGTTTTTGACAAACAGATAGTGTTATACCGTGATGCCGCTGCTCAACTTAGGTGTTATGAAGATCGTTGTCCTCACAG GTTAGCTAAACTTTCTGAGGGGCAATTAGTTGATGGAAGATTGGAATGCTTATACCATGGTTGGCAATTCGAAGGTGAAGGCAAATGTGTGAAGATACCTCAG CTTCCTGCAGGAGCAAAAATTCCTAAACAAGCATGTGTGAGGACTTATGAAGTGAGAGATAGCCAAGGAGTCGTGTGGGTCTGGATGTCTCAAAAAACTCCACCTAACCCCAATAAAATTCCTTGGTTTGAAAACTTTGCTAGGCCGGGGTTCCAAGATATCTCGACTGTACACGAGCTTCCATATGACCATTCTATCCTCCTTGAGAATCTCATGGACCCGGCTCACATTCCAATCTCTCATGATCGTACTGATTGGACTGCAAAACGAGAAGATGCTCAAGCTTTACGTTTTCAAGTCACTGAGAGAACAGACCGTGGATTTGCTGGTTGGTGGGGAAAAGAAAGCGAGGAATCTATGCTCAACTTTCTGAGGTTCGAGGCACCATGTGTGCTTTCCAATAACCGAGAGTTAACTGATGAGAAAGGTGAGAAGCAATACTTCTCTGGGCTCTTCCTGTGCAGGCCATCAGGACAGGGAAAATCCATGCTCATTGTGAGGTTCGGAACCACAAAAAGATCGCCTCTTGCAAAATTCTTTCCCACTTGGTACTTCCACCAGAATGCTTGTAAGGTGTTTGAACAAGACATGGGTTTCCTGTCGTCTCAAAACGAGGTCTTAATCAAAGAGAAAGTCCCAACCAAGCAACTCTACCTGAACCTAAAGTCTTCCGACACTTGGGTTGCGGAATACAGAAAATGGATGGATAAAGTTGGGCATGGGATGCCTTACTATTTCGGACATAGTACCATTTCACCACCAAAAATCCCAGCGGTAGTCGAGCACGCACCAGCAGGCCTGGTTGCTGGATTGTCTGCCCAATCTCCTGCTAAAGGTGGACTTGGGACAATGTATACCCCAAATTGGAGTAACAGGTATTTTCGACATGTGGTCCATTGCAAGGAATGCACTAGTGTAGTTAAAGCTTTTGAAACATGGAAAAAGACCCTTTCTATCATCGCCCTATTGTCTACTGGATTTGCAATACTAGTTTCAGGAAGGCAGTGGAAAGCTCTATTTTTGGTGACTACAACATTGTGTTTGGCTGGAGTGTACGCTTGCTCAGCTGCCATTGCTTTTAACACTACAAATTTCATTAGGACTCACCGGAGGTTTTAA
- the LOC130817658 gene encoding probable protein phosphatase 2C 59 isoform X1, with protein sequence MNIKFILTVTLVIVVSSIHQNKEDRSCWVCENLSSEMGYLDSVLQSSNQIHAEEQPVTGGGLSQNGKFSYGYASSAGKRSSMEDFYETRIDGVDGEIVGLFGVFDGHGGARAAEYVKHHLFSNLIKHPKFISDTKSAIADAYSHTDSEFLKSENSQNRDAGSTASTAILVGDRLLVANVGDSRAVICRGGEAIAVSRDHKPDQTDERQRIEDAGGFVMWAGTWRVGGVLAVSRAFGDKLLKQYVVADPEIKEEKVDSSLEFLILASDGLWDVVSNEEAVAMVKPILDSEEAAKKLMQEAYQRGSADNITCVVVRFLENCGRNDSSSQASGKHTDSSKKPTGGQGDFSKQISDKQGDPAKVSK encoded by the exons atgaatataaaatttatattgactGTTACTcttgttattgttgttagttCCATACATCAGAATAAAGAAGATAGAAGTTGTTGGGTTTGTGAAAATTTGAGCAGTGAAATGGGTTACCTTGATTCAGTTTTGCAATCTTCCAATCAAATTCATGCTGAGGAACAACCTGTTACAGGAGGTGGCCTCAG CCAAAATGGCAAATTTAGCTATGGATATGCAAGTTCTGCTGGGAAAAGGTCATCTATGGAAGATTTTTACGAGACTAGAATTGATGGTGTTGATGGAGAAATAGTTGGCCTGTTTGGTGTCTTTGATG GGCATGGTGGTGCTCGAGCGGCCGAATATGTGAAACACCATCTTTTTAGCAATCTCATTAAGCACCCGAAGTTCATTTCTGATACCAAATCAGCTATAG CTGATGCATACAGCCATACAGATTCAGAATTTCTGAAGTCTGAAAATTCCCAAAACAGAGACGCAGGATCAACTGCTTCCACTGCTATCCTTGTTGGTGATCGTTTGTTAGTTGCCAACGTTGGTGATTCTAGGGCTGTTATATGTCGAGGTGGTGAAG CTATAGCTGTTTCCCGTGATCACAAGCCAGATCAAACTGATGAACGGCAACGGATTGAAGATGCAGGAGGTTTTGTTATGTGGGCTG GAACTTGGAGGGTTGGAGGTGTTCTTGCTGTTTCTCGTGCTTTTGGTGACAAACTTTTGAAGCAGTATGTGGTTGCGGATCCTGAAATTAAG GAAGAAAAAGTTGACAGTTCTCTTGAATTCCTTATTCTTGCAAGTGATGGATTATGGGATGTCGTCTCTAATGAG GAAGCAGTTGCTATGGTGAAACCCATCTTGGATTCTGAGGAAGCAGCAAAAAAGCTCATGCAAGAAGCATATCAGCGAGGCAGTGCAGATAATATCACCTGTGTAGTTGTACGGTTCCTGGAGAACTGCGGTCGTAATGATTCCTCGAGTCAAGCCTCAGGCAAGCATACTGATTCTTCTAAGAAGCCAACTGGTGGCCAGGGCGATTTCTCAAAGCAGATATCTGACAAACAGGGTGACCCCGCTAAAGTTTCCAAGTAA
- the LOC130817658 gene encoding probable protein phosphatase 2C 59 isoform X2 — protein MFVRVPPPSVLQSSNQIHAEEQPVTGGGLSQNGKFSYGYASSAGKRSSMEDFYETRIDGVDGEIVGLFGVFDGHGGARAAEYVKHHLFSNLIKHPKFISDTKSAIADAYSHTDSEFLKSENSQNRDAGSTASTAILVGDRLLVANVGDSRAVICRGGEAIAVSRDHKPDQTDERQRIEDAGGFVMWAGTWRVGGVLAVSRAFGDKLLKQYVVADPEIKEEKVDSSLEFLILASDGLWDVVSNEEAVAMVKPILDSEEAAKKLMQEAYQRGSADNITCVVVRFLENCGRNDSSSQASGKHTDSSKKPTGGQGDFSKQISDKQGDPAKVSK, from the exons ATGTTTGTCCGCGTGCCACCACCTTCAG TTTTGCAATCTTCCAATCAAATTCATGCTGAGGAACAACCTGTTACAGGAGGTGGCCTCAG CCAAAATGGCAAATTTAGCTATGGATATGCAAGTTCTGCTGGGAAAAGGTCATCTATGGAAGATTTTTACGAGACTAGAATTGATGGTGTTGATGGAGAAATAGTTGGCCTGTTTGGTGTCTTTGATG GGCATGGTGGTGCTCGAGCGGCCGAATATGTGAAACACCATCTTTTTAGCAATCTCATTAAGCACCCGAAGTTCATTTCTGATACCAAATCAGCTATAG CTGATGCATACAGCCATACAGATTCAGAATTTCTGAAGTCTGAAAATTCCCAAAACAGAGACGCAGGATCAACTGCTTCCACTGCTATCCTTGTTGGTGATCGTTTGTTAGTTGCCAACGTTGGTGATTCTAGGGCTGTTATATGTCGAGGTGGTGAAG CTATAGCTGTTTCCCGTGATCACAAGCCAGATCAAACTGATGAACGGCAACGGATTGAAGATGCAGGAGGTTTTGTTATGTGGGCTG GAACTTGGAGGGTTGGAGGTGTTCTTGCTGTTTCTCGTGCTTTTGGTGACAAACTTTTGAAGCAGTATGTGGTTGCGGATCCTGAAATTAAG GAAGAAAAAGTTGACAGTTCTCTTGAATTCCTTATTCTTGCAAGTGATGGATTATGGGATGTCGTCTCTAATGAG GAAGCAGTTGCTATGGTGAAACCCATCTTGGATTCTGAGGAAGCAGCAAAAAAGCTCATGCAAGAAGCATATCAGCGAGGCAGTGCAGATAATATCACCTGTGTAGTTGTACGGTTCCTGGAGAACTGCGGTCGTAATGATTCCTCGAGTCAAGCCTCAGGCAAGCATACTGATTCTTCTAAGAAGCCAACTGGTGGCCAGGGCGATTTCTCAAAGCAGATATCTGACAAACAGGGTGACCCCGCTAAAGTTTCCAAGTAA
- the LOC130817658 gene encoding probable protein phosphatase 2C 59 isoform X3: MGYLDSVLQSSNQIHAEEQPVTGGGLSQNGKFSYGYASSAGKRSSMEDFYETRIDGVDGEIVGLFGVFDGHGGARAAEYVKHHLFSNLIKHPKFISDTKSAIADAYSHTDSEFLKSENSQNRDAGSTASTAILVGDRLLVANVGDSRAVICRGGEAIAVSRDHKPDQTDERQRIEDAGGFVMWAGTWRVGGVLAVSRAFGDKLLKQYVVADPEIKEEKVDSSLEFLILASDGLWDVVSNEEAVAMVKPILDSEEAAKKLMQEAYQRGSADNITCVVVRFLENCGRNDSSSQASGKHTDSSKKPTGGQGDFSKQISDKQGDPAKVSK, translated from the exons ATGGGTTACCTTGATTCAGTTTTGCAATCTTCCAATCAAATTCATGCTGAGGAACAACCTGTTACAGGAGGTGGCCTCAG CCAAAATGGCAAATTTAGCTATGGATATGCAAGTTCTGCTGGGAAAAGGTCATCTATGGAAGATTTTTACGAGACTAGAATTGATGGTGTTGATGGAGAAATAGTTGGCCTGTTTGGTGTCTTTGATG GGCATGGTGGTGCTCGAGCGGCCGAATATGTGAAACACCATCTTTTTAGCAATCTCATTAAGCACCCGAAGTTCATTTCTGATACCAAATCAGCTATAG CTGATGCATACAGCCATACAGATTCAGAATTTCTGAAGTCTGAAAATTCCCAAAACAGAGACGCAGGATCAACTGCTTCCACTGCTATCCTTGTTGGTGATCGTTTGTTAGTTGCCAACGTTGGTGATTCTAGGGCTGTTATATGTCGAGGTGGTGAAG CTATAGCTGTTTCCCGTGATCACAAGCCAGATCAAACTGATGAACGGCAACGGATTGAAGATGCAGGAGGTTTTGTTATGTGGGCTG GAACTTGGAGGGTTGGAGGTGTTCTTGCTGTTTCTCGTGCTTTTGGTGACAAACTTTTGAAGCAGTATGTGGTTGCGGATCCTGAAATTAAG GAAGAAAAAGTTGACAGTTCTCTTGAATTCCTTATTCTTGCAAGTGATGGATTATGGGATGTCGTCTCTAATGAG GAAGCAGTTGCTATGGTGAAACCCATCTTGGATTCTGAGGAAGCAGCAAAAAAGCTCATGCAAGAAGCATATCAGCGAGGCAGTGCAGATAATATCACCTGTGTAGTTGTACGGTTCCTGGAGAACTGCGGTCGTAATGATTCCTCGAGTCAAGCCTCAGGCAAGCATACTGATTCTTCTAAGAAGCCAACTGGTGGCCAGGGCGATTTCTCAAAGCAGATATCTGACAAACAGGGTGACCCCGCTAAAGTTTCCAAGTAA
- the LOC130817658 gene encoding probable protein phosphatase 2C 59 isoform X4: MFVRVPPPSGGGLSQNGKFSYGYASSAGKRSSMEDFYETRIDGVDGEIVGLFGVFDGHGGARAAEYVKHHLFSNLIKHPKFISDTKSAIADAYSHTDSEFLKSENSQNRDAGSTASTAILVGDRLLVANVGDSRAVICRGGEAIAVSRDHKPDQTDERQRIEDAGGFVMWAGTWRVGGVLAVSRAFGDKLLKQYVVADPEIKEEKVDSSLEFLILASDGLWDVVSNEEAVAMVKPILDSEEAAKKLMQEAYQRGSADNITCVVVRFLENCGRNDSSSQASGKHTDSSKKPTGGQGDFSKQISDKQGDPAKVSK; encoded by the exons ATGTTTGTCCGCGTGCCACCACCTTCAG GAGGTGGCCTCAG CCAAAATGGCAAATTTAGCTATGGATATGCAAGTTCTGCTGGGAAAAGGTCATCTATGGAAGATTTTTACGAGACTAGAATTGATGGTGTTGATGGAGAAATAGTTGGCCTGTTTGGTGTCTTTGATG GGCATGGTGGTGCTCGAGCGGCCGAATATGTGAAACACCATCTTTTTAGCAATCTCATTAAGCACCCGAAGTTCATTTCTGATACCAAATCAGCTATAG CTGATGCATACAGCCATACAGATTCAGAATTTCTGAAGTCTGAAAATTCCCAAAACAGAGACGCAGGATCAACTGCTTCCACTGCTATCCTTGTTGGTGATCGTTTGTTAGTTGCCAACGTTGGTGATTCTAGGGCTGTTATATGTCGAGGTGGTGAAG CTATAGCTGTTTCCCGTGATCACAAGCCAGATCAAACTGATGAACGGCAACGGATTGAAGATGCAGGAGGTTTTGTTATGTGGGCTG GAACTTGGAGGGTTGGAGGTGTTCTTGCTGTTTCTCGTGCTTTTGGTGACAAACTTTTGAAGCAGTATGTGGTTGCGGATCCTGAAATTAAG GAAGAAAAAGTTGACAGTTCTCTTGAATTCCTTATTCTTGCAAGTGATGGATTATGGGATGTCGTCTCTAATGAG GAAGCAGTTGCTATGGTGAAACCCATCTTGGATTCTGAGGAAGCAGCAAAAAAGCTCATGCAAGAAGCATATCAGCGAGGCAGTGCAGATAATATCACCTGTGTAGTTGTACGGTTCCTGGAGAACTGCGGTCGTAATGATTCCTCGAGTCAAGCCTCAGGCAAGCATACTGATTCTTCTAAGAAGCCAACTGGTGGCCAGGGCGATTTCTCAAAGCAGATATCTGACAAACAGGGTGACCCCGCTAAAGTTTCCAAGTAA